The Deltaproteobacteria bacterium genome window below encodes:
- a CDS encoding arsenate reductase ArsC, translated as MKVMFMCTGNSCRSQMAEGFARALGKGLIEPSSAGVMPSEVHPKTVQVMKEIGIDISNQRSKGIDESLLNTMDIVITLCSSAEAMCPMTPPRIRRIHWSIDDPKSATGTEEEVLNAFRRAREEIKKKIEILIEELKRVQKIV; from the coding sequence ATGAAGGTAATGTTTATGTGTACGGGTAATTCATGCCGCAGTCAGATGGCAGAAGGGTTTGCAAGGGCATTGGGTAAAGGATTGATAGAGCCCTCTAGCGCCGGTGTGATGCCATCAGAGGTGCATCCGAAAACTGTTCAGGTGATGAAAGAGATAGGTATAGACATTTCAAACCAGAGGTCAAAGGGTATAGATGAAAGCCTTTTGAATACAATGGATATAGTTATTACACTGTGCAGCAGTGCAGAGGCAATGTGTCCTATGACACCGCCGCGAATAAGGCGTATCCACTGGTCTATAGATGATCCAAAATCAGCCACGGGTACTGAAGAAGAGGTGCTTAATGCCTTTCGAAGGGCGAGAGAAGAAATAAAGAAAAAAATTGAAATCCTGATTGAGGAATTAAAACGTGTTCAGAAGATTGTTTGA
- a CDS encoding arsenic resistance protein, with translation MFEKLHNFRLLPVFVIVSMAIGIGIGRLYGISNFALTPPIDAIKAIFHGTYAFNLPNTLALGVVAGLFMMIYPAMANIKFEDLGKAARSPKQLLIVMFFNFAIAPFFMLLLAKIFLGGEPDLYTGLVLYGLAPCIAMVIVFTYLAQGNAPLAIILVAVNSIIQMLLIPVYAKLLLGNVHFDVWVIGESVLLYLGLPLVAGILTRVLGVKRFGEAWFNKLKFYLDTLSIAGLLFTLIVMFALKGDLILKEPFLIVRMAVPMILFFWVMFPVVYLVSWKLKLNYEDSVAVAFNSTGRDFEIAIAIAITAFNPTVALATVIGPLIEVPVMLVLVWFAKRTEMKLFWQQKIA, from the coding sequence TTGTTTGAGAAATTGCACAACTTCAGGTTGCTGCCGGTCTTTGTGATCGTGAGCATGGCAATAGGCATAGGCATCGGCAGGTTATACGGGATTTCCAATTTTGCACTCACACCGCCGATCGACGCTATCAAAGCCATATTCCATGGAACATACGCATTTAATCTCCCCAACACCCTTGCTCTCGGGGTTGTGGCGGGTCTTTTCATGATGATATACCCGGCGATGGCAAACATTAAATTTGAAGACCTGGGCAAGGCTGCACGATCACCAAAACAGCTTCTTATTGTCATGTTCTTCAACTTTGCGATAGCCCCGTTTTTTATGCTTTTGCTCGCCAAGATCTTTTTGGGCGGCGAGCCCGATCTTTATACAGGGCTTGTTTTGTACGGCCTTGCACCATGCATAGCAATGGTGATTGTTTTTACCTACCTTGCACAGGGCAATGCACCTCTCGCGATAATACTCGTGGCCGTAAACTCCATCATTCAAATGCTGCTTATTCCGGTCTACGCGAAACTTCTGCTCGGTAATGTCCATTTTGATGTCTGGGTCATCGGCGAAAGCGTGCTCCTCTATCTCGGCTTACCTCTTGTTGCCGGCATACTTACACGAGTGTTGGGTGTAAAGAGATTCGGCGAAGCGTGGTTTAATAAACTGAAATTCTATCTTGACACCTTATCCATCGCCGGGCTCCTTTTTACGCTTATCGTTATGTTCGCACTCAAAGGCGATCTGATCCTGAAGGAGCCGTTTTTGATAGTACGGATGGCTGTGCCCATGATACTTTTTTTCTGGGTGATGTTTCCCGTGGTTTATCTCGTGAGCTGGAAGCTGAAGTTGAATTACGAAGATTCTGTGGCTGTTGCATTCAATTCCACGGGCAGGGATTTTGAGATAGCTATTGCAATAGCCATAACCGCATTCAACCCCACCGTTGCACTTGCGACCGTCATTGGTCCGCTTATCGAGGT